A stretch of DNA from Streptomyces sp. NBC_01197:
GTTGCAGACGGAACTCGCCCGCGCCGAGGGCCGGGTGAACGACCTGCGCGACCTCGTGGGTGCGGCGGCCCGGACGCAGTACCGCGGGGGCTATCTCGCCTCCACAGGCATCCAGTTGCTGCTCGGTGACCATCCCGACCAGGCGCTGAACGAGGCCGCCCAGACCCGCCAGGCCATGCTGGGCATCACCAACGCCACCGAGACCCAGAAGTCGGCCCGCGCGGAGCTCGACGGGCGGACCGAGGCAGCCGCGAAGGAGTTGCGGGAGCTGACGCGCACCCGCGAGGACAAGGCCGGGGCGAAGAAGGAGATCGAGAAGAAGATCACCGAGGCCGAGCGGATCGAGTCGGGCCTGGAGGAGAAGGACACCCGCAAGCTGGCCCAGTTGGAGAAGCAGCGGGCGGAGGAGTCCAAGTCCAAGTGGCCCGGTTCCGGTTCGGGCGGCGGAGGTGGCTCGGGCAACGGGACCAAGGTGAGCGGCGCGGCCGGGAAGGCCGTCGGCTTCGCCATGGCCCAGATCGGTAAGCCGTACGTGTGGGGCGCGGTGGGCCCCTCGTCGTACGACTGCTCGGGACTCACCTCCGCGGCGTGGGCGGCAGCCGGGCACCCCATCCCCCGTACCTCGCAGGCGCAGTGGCAGGGGCTGAC
This window harbors:
- a CDS encoding C40 family peptidase gives rise to the protein MNVSTGGRLRGRATVAALVCAIALIPGPSYAAPNDPGPGNDSSIERIRTELDGLYRQAEVATEAYDAANVKATRQTKRLASLQTELARAEGRVNDLRDLVGAAARTQYRGGYLASTGIQLLLGDHPDQALNEAAQTRQAMLGITNATETQKSARAELDGRTEAAAKELRELTRTREDKAGAKKEIEKKITEAERIESGLEEKDTRKLAQLEKQRAEESKSKWPGSGSGGGGGSGNGTKVSGAAGKAVGFAMAQIGKPYVWGAVGPSSYDCSGLTSAAWAAAGHPIPRTSQAQWQGLTRVSLASARPGDLIIYYDATHVGMYIGGGQIVHAPRPGRMITTAPAASMPILGVVRPGV